One genomic region from Drosophila busckii strain San Diego stock center, stock number 13000-0081.31 chromosome 3R, ASM1175060v1, whole genome shotgun sequence encodes:
- the LOC108604000 gene encoding diacylglycerol kinase eta isoform X1, protein MEDWLGSLKTATAPQRPRGDSFLIDQHDILSNHHHWYATSHARPTYCNVCRDALSGVTSHGLSCEVCKCKVHKRCAAKAIANCKWTTLATVGKDIIEQPDGSIIMPHQWMEGNLPVSAVCAVCKKTCGSVLRLQDWRCLWCRDTVHVACRPQMAIACPIGPAKLSVVPPTSVHSISTDDAWDVVSPKGNFSPLLVFVNSKSGDNQGVKFLRRFKQLLNPAQVFDLISTGPSLGLRLFRHFEMFRILVCSGDGSVGWVLSEIDRFNMHKQCQVAVMPLGTGNDLARVLGWGSSCDDDTHLPQILERYESASTKMLDRWSIMVFEKAISIPKVPKMSITTEQEAMITGMVTSANQHLRYIVDTNDTQTLLSSTRLLCDIVDELISRIIEHHRDDEPLAIKCDILKQKLTMLLDALQEEETGAHSGDDLIATIRTLIARGTPTSAGATTPRPSLLHPNISIEKTEKDHINSKERRNSRSLRSSEKEALQCRANSVKRAIYNVVEHSEPGRPKRYQRKLSITPFEALKIPTNISSDSTPCSSPLPIIPPINIISPTMETSQLTCISPLPDTRRDSVDENFFNSISLPAPRQFADSRRSSGVPEVIQEMEEGANGETIYRMGRLSLSGGANIDDAGNRLSPTAEGGETTPTERKVDFLRVPIITGEHIVDPLSDYRPIEVFERTYYMTREMDRDKERKAEAGSDVSSLIDCEKENGTGNEKFEMQQQQALVHTCNLQVPGIVVTPKPQNVYTSASITIIDTDAQTNTEQSSSEELANEASDVLSAISNEECSVASEIFDKPETNQTLGDIIQNLDASNFTHIDSPETSDETEAMPGESLMDDISSVLGHDITNALQDNTFTDDTTTLCSEHAGPPKPPRKKSLSALTHTQTHPRRRNSSPPRMARLARMDSDENPQQFGFENIVFEIDNRCDDQKIREPPRFCSLAQFVEGNDIARQSFKRPKKRTSLKKLNQTTTTIVSQQQLNFEEATTPTNSPQTYTSLTTTATSDELDEVSMQTAIRIEINDLENAMHTNTTTTTMTTTSSIHKPLESALASTTSPTKKSGHGQDISVVVRPPTPLRGDSVKAAASLTAASGLLGVRALNASEIRRHSSHAPGLTVREFDKDKDRRHSGFNPNMLTLDPEHARFLSNSPAASRRISCGSLFKPNEALPNLQTLKGSSSKTSLFMGSTLFGYEHFGGASDKDEKPGKDKEKEKTLMEETNRKLPIINPIVRLPNWPNLTNGTGFISKCLMANADTLCAAVSPLMDPDETLLAGYHEKCVMNNYFGIGIDAKISLDFHNKREEHPEKCRSRARNYMWYGVLGSKQLLQKTCKNLEQRVQLECDGQRIPLPELQGIVILNIPSFMGGTNFWGSSTKKDDIFLPPSFDDRVLEVVAVFGSVQMAASRLINLQHHRIAQCQSVQINILGDEEIPIQVDGEAWLQPPGMIRILHKNRVQMLCRNRSLELSLKSWQEKQRQHSISIQRDASSTASEHAISTDEVISERECYVLLNFIEAVSSLVKWVKFLIISHPALQHDLYEVACRASEALESIHPQGKLLEGPTLRTKLVEVIDSSRQLYDDACTLLRDRGHSLILREDLETKLSAALANMEMELKKCSVQKCIDGKLRAYFNVLAPNEEADGRRKSRPFWVRLRSGSTAGQQQFKPPLTNTREAANNWSVNEVVTWLETMQLAEYVDSFLKNDIRGKELLTLGRRDLKDLGVVKVGHVKRILQAIKDLSDT, encoded by the exons ATGGAGGACTGGCTGGGCTCGCTGAAGACGGCAACCGCGCCACAGAGGCCACGTGGCGATAGCTTCCTGATTGACCAACATGACATACTTTCGAATCATCATCACTGGTATGCGACCTCACACGCCCGTCCCACCTACTGCAATGTGTGCCGGGATGCGCTCTCCGGCGTCACATCGCACGGACTTAGCTGTGAGGTGTGCAAGTGCAAGGTGCACAAGCGCTGTGCGGCCAAGGCTATTGCCAACTGCAAGTGGACAACGCTTGCTACTGTAGGCAAGGACATCATAGAACAACCGGATGGCAGCATTATAATGCCGCATCAGTGGATGGAGGGTAATCTCCCGGTGTCTGCAGTTTGTGCGGTGTGCAAGAAGACTTGCGGATCAGTGTTGCGATTGCAGGACTGGCGTTGCCTATGGTGCAGGGATACTGTGCATGTAGCCTGTAGGCCCCAAATGGCAATCGCCTGTCCGATTGGGCCCGCGAAGCTGTCAGTGGTGCCGCCGACGAGCGTTCACTCGATCAGCACTGATGACGCCTGGGATGTGGTCAGTCCAAAGGGCAACTTCTCTCCGCTGCTCGTGTTTGTCAACTCAAAGTCGGGCGACAATCAAGGGGTTAAGTTCTTGAGACGTTTCAAGCAGCTTCTGAATCCAGCACAGGTTTTCGACCTAATCTCAACAGGTCCCAGCCTAGGCCTGCGACTCTTTCGGCACTTTGAAATGTTTCGCATACTCGTCTGCTCCGGCGATGGTTCTGTCGGTTGGGTTTTGAGCGAGATAGATCGTTTTAACATGCAT AAACAATGCCAAGTAGCTGTTATGCCCTTGGGTACGGGCAACGATCTAGCTCGTGTCCTAGGCTGGGGATCCAGCTGTGACGATGACACGCATTTACCACAAATACTTGAGCGGTATGAATCGGCTAGCACTAAAATGCTTGACCGGTGGAGTATAATGGTCTTCGAGAAAGCTATTAGTATACCCAAAGTACCTAAGATGTCTATTACCACGGAGCAAGAGGCAATGATCACGGGCATGGTCACATCTGCAAATCAGCACTTGCGGTACATAGTCGACACCAACGATACACAAACTTTACTCTCGTCCACACGCCTGCTGTGCGATATTGTGGATGAGCTCATATCACGCATTATTGAGCACCACAGGGATGACGAGCCGTTGGCTATAAAATGCgacattttaaagcaaaagctgacAATGTTGCTGGATGCTCTGCAGGAGGAGGAGACAGGTGCACACAGTGGCGACGATCTAATAGCCACTATACGCACCCTAATTGCTCGCGGTACGCCCACATCAGCTGGAGCAACAACCCCGCGACCTTCTCTGCT TCATCCAAATATATCAATCGAGAAAACCGAAAAGGACCACATCAACTCGAAAGAACGTCGCAACAGCCGCTCATTGCGCTCTAGCGAAAAGGAAGCATTGCAATGCCGTGCAAATAGTGTAAAACGTGCTATTTATAATGTAGTGGAACACTCAGAGCCGGGGCGTCCGAAGCGATATCAGCGAAAGTTGTCGATTACGCCGTTTGAGGCGCTCAAGATACCAACGAACATTTCTAGCGACTCAACACCCTGCAGCTCCCCGCTGCCTATAATACCACCCATCAATATAATATCTCCCACCATGGAAACATCACAATTGACCTGCATATCACCGCTGCCAGACACACGTCGTGATTCGGTGGATGAAAATTTCTTTAACAGCATCAGTTTGCCGGCTCCGCGTCAGTTTGCAGATAGTCGACGCAGTTCGGGCGTCCCGGAGGTTATACAAGAGATGGAAGAGGGTGCTAATGGAGAAACCATTTACCGCATGGGTCGACTCTCACTGAGCGGTGGCGCAAATATTGACGATGCCGGCAACCGTTTATCGCCAACAGCCGAAGGTGGCGAGACTACACCCACCGAGCGTAAGGTTGATTTTCTGCGTGTACCGATTATAACGGGTGAGCACATTGTGGATCCGCTCTCTGACTACAGGCCAATAGAGGTATTTGAACGTACCTACTACATGACGCGTGAAATGGACAGAGATAAGGAACGCAAGGCTGAAGCAGGTAGTGATGTAAGTAGCCTGATCGACTGCGAGAAGGAGAACGGCACTGGCAACGAAAAATtcgaaatgcagcagcaacaagcccTCGTACACACTTGCAATCTTCAGGTACCCGGCATTGTCGTAACCCCCAAACCCCAAAATGTTTACACAAGTGCAAGCATAACAATTATTGATACTGATGCCCAGACCAACACT GAACAATCATCTTCCGAGGAGTTGGCTAACGAAGCAAGCGATGTTCTCTCCGCTATCAGCAATGAGGAGTGCAGTGTGGCTTCGGAAATATTTGATAAGCCTGAAACAAATCAAACGTTGGGTGATATCATACAG AATCTGGATGCAAGCAACTTTACCCACATTGACTCACCGGAAACAAGCGACGAGACTGAAGCCATGCCCGGAGAGAGTCTTATGGATGATATCAGCTCAGTGTTGGGGCATGATATAACCAACGCATTGCAGGATAATACCTTTACGGATGATACAACCACACTCTGCTCGGAACACGCTGGCCCACCAAAACCACCACGCAAGAAATCTCTGAGCGCATTGACCCACACTCAAACGCATCCACGTAGACGTAACTCGTCGCCTCCACGCATGGCCAGGCTGGCACGCATGGACAGCGATGAGAATCCGCAACAGTTTGGGTTTGAAAACATCGTGTTTGAAATTGACAATCGGTGTGATGATCAGAAAATACGTGAACCACCGCGCTTTTGCAGTCTGGCGCAGTTCGTGGAAGGTAACGATATAGCGCGTCAGAGCTTTAAG cgtCCGAAAAAGCGCACATCACTGAAAAAACTGAAtcaaactacaacaacaatcgtATCTCAACAGCAATTGAATTTCGAAGAGgcgaccacgcccacaaattCACCACAAACATATACAAGCTTAACAACGACAGCGACTAGCGATGAACTGGATGAGGTGTCTATGCAAACAGCAATAAGAATTGAAATAAACGACCTTGAAAACGCCATGCATactaatacaacaacaacaacaatgaccaCAACATCAAGCATCCATAAACCACTCGAATCGGCATTAGCCTCGACAACATCACCTACTAAGAAATCGGGCCATGGACAAGAT ATAAGTGTTGTTGTCAGACCACCGACGCCGTTACGCGGCGATTCCGTGAAAGCTGCAGCCTCGTTGACGGCTGCATCGGGTCTGCTCGGTGTGAGGGCATTGAACGCCTCCGAGATTCGCCGGCATTCGAGCCATGCGCCCGGCTTAACGGTGCGCGAATTCGACAAGGATAAAGACCGTCGACATTCTGGTTTTAATCCAAATATGCTTACCTTGGATCCAGAGCATGCGCGCTTCCTCAGTAATTCTCCAGCTGCTAGTCGTAGAATTAGCTGTGGCAGTCTCTTCAAG CCAAACGAAGCTTTGCCCAACCTACAAACCTTAAAGGGCTCGAGCTCCAAGACGAGCCTATTTATGGGCTCAACACTGTTTGGCTATGAGCATTTCGGTGGAGCATCTGATAAGGATGAAAAGCCCGGCAAGGATaaagaaaaagagaaaacGCTTATGGAGGAAACTAATCGCAAATTGCCCATTATAAATCCTATAGTGCGTTTGCCCAACTGGCCCA ACTTAACTAACGGCACTGGCTTCATATCCAAGTGCTTAATGGCTAATGCGGATACATTGTGTGCTGCCGTTAGCCCATTGATGGATCCTGATGAAACACTCCTGGCTGGTTACCACGAGAAATGTGTAATGAACAACTATTTTGGCATTGGCATCGATGCAAAAATTTCACTGGACTTTCACAACAAACGAGAAGAGCATCCGGAAAAGTGTCGCTCCCGAGCCCGCAATTACATGTGGTATGGCGTATTGGGTtccaagcagctgctccagaAAACGTGCAAGAACTTGGAGCAACGTGTGCAACTGGAGTGCGATGGCCAGCGCATTCCGCTCCCAGAGCTGCAGGGCattgttatattaaatatacccAGCTTTATGGGTGGCACCAATTTCTGGGGCAGCAGCACTAAGAAGGACGACATCTTTCTGCCGCCCAGTTTTGATGATCGCGTGTTGGAGGTTGTCGCCGTGTTTGGCTCTGTGCAAATGGCTGCCTCGCGCCTCATCAATCTGCAGCACCATCGCATAGCTCAGTGTCAAAGCgtacaaattaatatattaggCGATGAGGAGATACCCATACAGGTGGATGGAGAGGCGTGGTTACAGCCGCCGGGAATGATACGCATACTGCATAAGAACCGGGTACAAATGCTGTGCCGTAATCGCAGCTTGGAGCTGTCCCTAAAGAGCTGGCAAGAGAAGCAACGGCAACATAGTATTTCTATACAACGCGATGCCTCCTCAACAGCCTCCGAGCATGCCATCTCTACAGATGAGGTTATATCAGAGCGCGAGTGCTATGTGCTGCTCAACTTTATAGAGGCCGTCAGCTCGTTGGTCAAATGGGTCAAGTTCTTGATTATATCGCATCCAGCTCTGCAGCATGATCTCTATGAAGTGGCATGTCGAGCCAGCGAAGCGTTGGAATCTATACACCCGCAGGGAAAACTGCTTGAGGGCCCCACGCTACGCACTAAATTGGTGGAAGTTATTGACTCATCACGCCAGCTCTACGATGATGCCTGCACCCTGCTGCGCGATCGTGGCCATAGTCTTATATTGCGTGAAGACTTGGAGACAAAGCTAAGTGCTGCGCTAGCCAACATGGAAATGGAGCTGAAGAAGTGCTCTGTACAAAAATGCATCGATGGCAAGCTACGCGCCTACTTTAATGTGCTTGCACCCAACGAAGAG GCGGATGGTCGGCGCAAGTCTCGTCCGTTCTGGGTGCGTTTACGATCTGGCTCGACTGCCGGTCAACAGCAATTTAAGCCACCACTCACTAACACACGCGAAGCAGCTAATAATTGGAGCGTTAATGAGGTGGTTACCTGGCTGGAGACAATGCAGCTGGCCGAGTATGTGGACAGTTTTCTAAAGAACGACATACGCGGCAAGGAGCTGCTTACATTGGGACGACGTGATCTTAAGGATCTAGGCGTAGTAAAAGTCGGACATGTCAAGCGCATACTGCAAGCCATAAAAGATTTGAGTGACACTTAA
- the LOC108604000 gene encoding diacylglycerol kinase eta isoform X4 yields the protein MEDWLGSLKTATAPQRPRGDSFLIDQHDILSNHHHWYATSHARPTYCNVCRDALSGVTSHGLSCEVCKCKVHKRCAAKAIANCKWTTLATVGKDIIEQPDGSIIMPHQWMEGNLPVSAVCAVCKKTCGSVLRLQDWRCLWCRDTVHVACRPQMAIACPIGPAKLSVVPPTSVHSISTDDAWDVVSPKGNFSPLLVFVNSKSGDNQGVKFLRRFKQLLNPAQVFDLISTGPSLGLRLFRHFEMFRILVCSGDGSVGWVLSEIDRFNMHKQCQVAVMPLGTGNDLARVLGWGSSCDDDTHLPQILERYESASTKMLDRWSIMVFEKAISIPKVPKMSITTEQEAMITGMVTSANQHLRYIVDTNDTQTLLSSTRLLCDIVDELISRIIEHHRDDEPLAIKCDILKQKLTMLLDALQEEETGAHSGDDLIATIRTLIARGTPTSAGATTPRPSLLHPNISIEKTEKDHINSKERRNSRSLRSSEKEALQCRANSVKRAIYNVVEHSEPGRPKRYQRKLSITPFEALKIPTNISSDSTPCSSPLPIIPPINIISPTMETSQLTCISPLPDTRRDSVDENFFNSISLPAPRQFADSRRSSGVPEVIQEMEEGANGETIYRMGRLSLSGGANIDDAGNRLSPTAEGGETTPTERKVDFLRVPIITGEHIVDPLSDYRPIEVFERTYYMTREMDRDKERKAEAGSDVSSLIDCEKENGTGNEKFEMQQQQALVHTCNLQVPGIVVTPKPQNVYTSASITIIDTDAQTNTEQSSSEELANEASDVLSAISNEECSVASEIFDKPETNQTLGDIIQNLDASNFTHIDSPETSDETEAMPGESLMDDISSVLGHDITNALQDNTFTDDTTTLCSEHAGPPKPPRKKSLSALTHTQTHPRRRNSSPPRMARLARMDSDENPQQFGFENIVFEIDNRCDDQKIREPPRFCSLAQFVEGNDIARQSFKQLNFEEATTPTNSPQTYTSLTTTATSDELDEVSMQTAIRIEINDLENAMHTNTTTTTMTTTSSIHKPLESALASTTSPTKKSGHGQDVKRITFDESCKKESFDDVNPNYPQISVVVRPPTPLRGDSVKAAASLTAASGLLGVRALNASEIRRHSSHAPGLTVREFDKDKDRRHSGFNPNMLTLDPEHARFLSNSPAASRRISCGSLFKPNEALPNLQTLKGSSSKTSLFMGSTLFGYEHFGGASDKDEKPGKDKEKEKTLMEETNRKLPIINPIVRLPNWPNLTNGTGFISKCLMANADTLCAAVSPLMDPDETLLAGYHEKCVMNNYFGIGIDAKISLDFHNKREEHPEKCRSRARNYMWYGVLGSKQLLQKTCKNLEQRVQLECDGQRIPLPELQGIVILNIPSFMGGTNFWGSSTKKDDIFLPPSFDDRVLEVVAVFGSVQMAASRLINLQHHRIAQCQSVQINILGDEEIPIQVDGEAWLQPPGMIRILHKNRVQMLCRNRSLELSLKSWQEKQRQHSISIQRDASSTASEHAISTDEVISERECYVLLNFIEAVSSLVKWVKFLIISHPALQHDLYEVACRASEALESIHPQGKLLEGPTLRTKLVEVIDSSRQLYDDACTLLRDRGHSLILREDLETKLSAALANMEMELKKCSVQKCIDGKLRAYFNVLAPNEEADGRRKSRPFWVRLRSGSTAGQQQFKPPLTNTREAANNWSVNEVVTWLETMQLAEYVDSFLKNDIRGKELLTLGRRDLKDLGVVKVGHVKRILQAIKDLSDT from the exons ATGGAGGACTGGCTGGGCTCGCTGAAGACGGCAACCGCGCCACAGAGGCCACGTGGCGATAGCTTCCTGATTGACCAACATGACATACTTTCGAATCATCATCACTGGTATGCGACCTCACACGCCCGTCCCACCTACTGCAATGTGTGCCGGGATGCGCTCTCCGGCGTCACATCGCACGGACTTAGCTGTGAGGTGTGCAAGTGCAAGGTGCACAAGCGCTGTGCGGCCAAGGCTATTGCCAACTGCAAGTGGACAACGCTTGCTACTGTAGGCAAGGACATCATAGAACAACCGGATGGCAGCATTATAATGCCGCATCAGTGGATGGAGGGTAATCTCCCGGTGTCTGCAGTTTGTGCGGTGTGCAAGAAGACTTGCGGATCAGTGTTGCGATTGCAGGACTGGCGTTGCCTATGGTGCAGGGATACTGTGCATGTAGCCTGTAGGCCCCAAATGGCAATCGCCTGTCCGATTGGGCCCGCGAAGCTGTCAGTGGTGCCGCCGACGAGCGTTCACTCGATCAGCACTGATGACGCCTGGGATGTGGTCAGTCCAAAGGGCAACTTCTCTCCGCTGCTCGTGTTTGTCAACTCAAAGTCGGGCGACAATCAAGGGGTTAAGTTCTTGAGACGTTTCAAGCAGCTTCTGAATCCAGCACAGGTTTTCGACCTAATCTCAACAGGTCCCAGCCTAGGCCTGCGACTCTTTCGGCACTTTGAAATGTTTCGCATACTCGTCTGCTCCGGCGATGGTTCTGTCGGTTGGGTTTTGAGCGAGATAGATCGTTTTAACATGCAT AAACAATGCCAAGTAGCTGTTATGCCCTTGGGTACGGGCAACGATCTAGCTCGTGTCCTAGGCTGGGGATCCAGCTGTGACGATGACACGCATTTACCACAAATACTTGAGCGGTATGAATCGGCTAGCACTAAAATGCTTGACCGGTGGAGTATAATGGTCTTCGAGAAAGCTATTAGTATACCCAAAGTACCTAAGATGTCTATTACCACGGAGCAAGAGGCAATGATCACGGGCATGGTCACATCTGCAAATCAGCACTTGCGGTACATAGTCGACACCAACGATACACAAACTTTACTCTCGTCCACACGCCTGCTGTGCGATATTGTGGATGAGCTCATATCACGCATTATTGAGCACCACAGGGATGACGAGCCGTTGGCTATAAAATGCgacattttaaagcaaaagctgacAATGTTGCTGGATGCTCTGCAGGAGGAGGAGACAGGTGCACACAGTGGCGACGATCTAATAGCCACTATACGCACCCTAATTGCTCGCGGTACGCCCACATCAGCTGGAGCAACAACCCCGCGACCTTCTCTGCT TCATCCAAATATATCAATCGAGAAAACCGAAAAGGACCACATCAACTCGAAAGAACGTCGCAACAGCCGCTCATTGCGCTCTAGCGAAAAGGAAGCATTGCAATGCCGTGCAAATAGTGTAAAACGTGCTATTTATAATGTAGTGGAACACTCAGAGCCGGGGCGTCCGAAGCGATATCAGCGAAAGTTGTCGATTACGCCGTTTGAGGCGCTCAAGATACCAACGAACATTTCTAGCGACTCAACACCCTGCAGCTCCCCGCTGCCTATAATACCACCCATCAATATAATATCTCCCACCATGGAAACATCACAATTGACCTGCATATCACCGCTGCCAGACACACGTCGTGATTCGGTGGATGAAAATTTCTTTAACAGCATCAGTTTGCCGGCTCCGCGTCAGTTTGCAGATAGTCGACGCAGTTCGGGCGTCCCGGAGGTTATACAAGAGATGGAAGAGGGTGCTAATGGAGAAACCATTTACCGCATGGGTCGACTCTCACTGAGCGGTGGCGCAAATATTGACGATGCCGGCAACCGTTTATCGCCAACAGCCGAAGGTGGCGAGACTACACCCACCGAGCGTAAGGTTGATTTTCTGCGTGTACCGATTATAACGGGTGAGCACATTGTGGATCCGCTCTCTGACTACAGGCCAATAGAGGTATTTGAACGTACCTACTACATGACGCGTGAAATGGACAGAGATAAGGAACGCAAGGCTGAAGCAGGTAGTGATGTAAGTAGCCTGATCGACTGCGAGAAGGAGAACGGCACTGGCAACGAAAAATtcgaaatgcagcagcaacaagcccTCGTACACACTTGCAATCTTCAGGTACCCGGCATTGTCGTAACCCCCAAACCCCAAAATGTTTACACAAGTGCAAGCATAACAATTATTGATACTGATGCCCAGACCAACACT GAACAATCATCTTCCGAGGAGTTGGCTAACGAAGCAAGCGATGTTCTCTCCGCTATCAGCAATGAGGAGTGCAGTGTGGCTTCGGAAATATTTGATAAGCCTGAAACAAATCAAACGTTGGGTGATATCATACAG AATCTGGATGCAAGCAACTTTACCCACATTGACTCACCGGAAACAAGCGACGAGACTGAAGCCATGCCCGGAGAGAGTCTTATGGATGATATCAGCTCAGTGTTGGGGCATGATATAACCAACGCATTGCAGGATAATACCTTTACGGATGATACAACCACACTCTGCTCGGAACACGCTGGCCCACCAAAACCACCACGCAAGAAATCTCTGAGCGCATTGACCCACACTCAAACGCATCCACGTAGACGTAACTCGTCGCCTCCACGCATGGCCAGGCTGGCACGCATGGACAGCGATGAGAATCCGCAACAGTTTGGGTTTGAAAACATCGTGTTTGAAATTGACAATCGGTGTGATGATCAGAAAATACGTGAACCACCGCGCTTTTGCAGTCTGGCGCAGTTCGTGGAAGGTAACGATATAGCGCGTCAGAGCTTTAAG CAATTGAATTTCGAAGAGgcgaccacgcccacaaattCACCACAAACATATACAAGCTTAACAACGACAGCGACTAGCGATGAACTGGATGAGGTGTCTATGCAAACAGCAATAAGAATTGAAATAAACGACCTTGAAAACGCCATGCATactaatacaacaacaacaacaatgaccaCAACATCAAGCATCCATAAACCACTCGAATCGGCATTAGCCTCGACAACATCACCTACTAAGAAATCGGGCCATGGACAAGATGTAAAGCGCATTACTTTTGATGAGTCGTGTAAGAAAGAATCCTTTGATGATGTAAATCCCAACTATCCACAGATAAGTGTTGTTGTCAGACCACCGACGCCGTTACGCGGCGATTCCGTGAAAGCTGCAGCCTCGTTGACGGCTGCATCGGGTCTGCTCGGTGTGAGGGCATTGAACGCCTCCGAGATTCGCCGGCATTCGAGCCATGCGCCCGGCTTAACGGTGCGCGAATTCGACAAGGATAAAGACCGTCGACATTCTGGTTTTAATCCAAATATGCTTACCTTGGATCCAGAGCATGCGCGCTTCCTCAGTAATTCTCCAGCTGCTAGTCGTAGAATTAGCTGTGGCAGTCTCTTCAAG CCAAACGAAGCTTTGCCCAACCTACAAACCTTAAAGGGCTCGAGCTCCAAGACGAGCCTATTTATGGGCTCAACACTGTTTGGCTATGAGCATTTCGGTGGAGCATCTGATAAGGATGAAAAGCCCGGCAAGGATaaagaaaaagagaaaacGCTTATGGAGGAAACTAATCGCAAATTGCCCATTATAAATCCTATAGTGCGTTTGCCCAACTGGCCCA ACTTAACTAACGGCACTGGCTTCATATCCAAGTGCTTAATGGCTAATGCGGATACATTGTGTGCTGCCGTTAGCCCATTGATGGATCCTGATGAAACACTCCTGGCTGGTTACCACGAGAAATGTGTAATGAACAACTATTTTGGCATTGGCATCGATGCAAAAATTTCACTGGACTTTCACAACAAACGAGAAGAGCATCCGGAAAAGTGTCGCTCCCGAGCCCGCAATTACATGTGGTATGGCGTATTGGGTtccaagcagctgctccagaAAACGTGCAAGAACTTGGAGCAACGTGTGCAACTGGAGTGCGATGGCCAGCGCATTCCGCTCCCAGAGCTGCAGGGCattgttatattaaatatacccAGCTTTATGGGTGGCACCAATTTCTGGGGCAGCAGCACTAAGAAGGACGACATCTTTCTGCCGCCCAGTTTTGATGATCGCGTGTTGGAGGTTGTCGCCGTGTTTGGCTCTGTGCAAATGGCTGCCTCGCGCCTCATCAATCTGCAGCACCATCGCATAGCTCAGTGTCAAAGCgtacaaattaatatattaggCGATGAGGAGATACCCATACAGGTGGATGGAGAGGCGTGGTTACAGCCGCCGGGAATGATACGCATACTGCATAAGAACCGGGTACAAATGCTGTGCCGTAATCGCAGCTTGGAGCTGTCCCTAAAGAGCTGGCAAGAGAAGCAACGGCAACATAGTATTTCTATACAACGCGATGCCTCCTCAACAGCCTCCGAGCATGCCATCTCTACAGATGAGGTTATATCAGAGCGCGAGTGCTATGTGCTGCTCAACTTTATAGAGGCCGTCAGCTCGTTGGTCAAATGGGTCAAGTTCTTGATTATATCGCATCCAGCTCTGCAGCATGATCTCTATGAAGTGGCATGTCGAGCCAGCGAAGCGTTGGAATCTATACACCCGCAGGGAAAACTGCTTGAGGGCCCCACGCTACGCACTAAATTGGTGGAAGTTATTGACTCATCACGCCAGCTCTACGATGATGCCTGCACCCTGCTGCGCGATCGTGGCCATAGTCTTATATTGCGTGAAGACTTGGAGACAAAGCTAAGTGCTGCGCTAGCCAACATGGAAATGGAGCTGAAGAAGTGCTCTGTACAAAAATGCATCGATGGCAAGCTACGCGCCTACTTTAATGTGCTTGCACCCAACGAAGAG GCGGATGGTCGGCGCAAGTCTCGTCCGTTCTGGGTGCGTTTACGATCTGGCTCGACTGCCGGTCAACAGCAATTTAAGCCACCACTCACTAACACACGCGAAGCAGCTAATAATTGGAGCGTTAATGAGGTGGTTACCTGGCTGGAGACAATGCAGCTGGCCGAGTATGTGGACAGTTTTCTAAAGAACGACATACGCGGCAAGGAGCTGCTTACATTGGGACGACGTGATCTTAAGGATCTAGGCGTAGTAAAAGTCGGACATGTCAAGCGCATACTGCAAGCCATAAAAGATTTGAGTGACACTTAA